From Methanosarcina lacustris Z-7289, one genomic window encodes:
- a CDS encoding DNA polymerase ligase N-terminal domain-containing protein — translation MLEEYEKKRDFAKTSEPPAGGSIKNSDKPVFVVQRHDASHLHYDFRLEIDGVLKSWAVPKQPPKKAGIKRLAIQTEDHPLEYADFEGEIPEGEYGAGKVEIWDKGTFELRKREEKEIVVTLEGGELKGDYVLIRTKYGTEGKGWLFFKKAD, via the coding sequence ATGCTTGAAGAATATGAGAAGAAGAGAGATTTTGCGAAGACTTCCGAACCTCCTGCAGGCGGCTCAATTAAGAATTCCGATAAACCTGTTTTTGTGGTCCAGCGTCATGATGCAAGCCACCTTCACTATGATTTCCGCCTGGAGATAGATGGAGTCCTCAAAAGCTGGGCTGTCCCAAAGCAGCCGCCGAAAAAAGCCGGCATAAAAAGGCTTGCTATCCAGACTGAAGACCATCCACTCGAATACGCCGATTTTGAGGGAGAAATCCCTGAAGGAGAGTACGGAGCCGGTAAGGTTGAGATCTGGGATAAGGGAACTTTTGAGCTTCGTAAACGTGAAGAGAAAGAGATTGTTGTGACACTTGAGGGAGGGGAGTTGAAAGGGGATTATGTGTTGATAAGGACAAAGTACGGAACTGAAGGAAAAGGATGGCTTTTTTTCAAAAAAGCCGATTGA
- a CDS encoding ferritin family protein, translated as MLSETLADLENTSQKDLDKEILRAAMIAELDAINIYEQMANLTKNEEIRKVLLNIAREEMIHVAMFEIVLLQTDEEFLQVYVDYALAKR; from the coding sequence CTGCTTTCGGAAACACTTGCAGACCTTGAGAATACCAGCCAGAAAGACCTTGATAAGGAAATCCTGAGAGCCGCAATGATCGCAGAACTGGATGCTATCAATATCTATGAGCAGATGGCAAACCTGACAAAAAACGAGGAGATTCGAAAAGTCCTTTTAAACATTGCCAGAGAAGAAATGATCCATGTAGCCATGTTTGAAATCGTACTGTTGCAAACTGACGAGGAGTTTTTGCAGGTCTACGTAGACTACGCTCTGGCGAAAAGGTAA
- a CDS encoding lectin like domain-containing protein yields MKKINSLLLTLTILVSCLFCSPNFAAGNSENFDPPLNNTYLLEPAIEMAPLNPDFQEPGKSNPDETISSSDYGHVSGPGYIPSPVDLSGLSRHSEKLLLRASGSELPSTYDLRKEGKVTSVKDQGQTGSCWAFSSIAALESYILRKEGETRDFSENNMKNLLSSAYSEGFDRGPNDGGNAFMSMAYLARWSGPINESDDPFSETSTYSPTGLSVQKHVQEVLILPDRTGSQDNEVIKKALMDYGAVYSAMYWNSIYFQENSHTYLYTGSSEANHGITIVGWNDSFDRNLFKQVPAGDGAFIIKNSWGESWGEGGYFYISYYDTMFGYEENAVFTAAEQDNFDYNYQYDPLGWAGIIGYSGLTAWGGNVFSSGENEKLEAIGFYTTDLDTAYEIYVYKNPINGPINQEGNFVVKESGTCSFPGYHTHLLNSPVDLSAGEKFSVVIKFSNPSSTYPLAIEMPLNSYYTSNAQANPGESYVSQYGLKWDDLTLISNFSETNLCIKAFTAGARPEAEFSSNVTSWVSPLTVQFTDLSKNAFSWEWDLNGDGTVDSTARNPVYTYTSYGNYTVSLNVSNRNSFDSETKSNYITVTPLSILSANPGENITTYEGEEQKFSISTNHNSTVSWYLNEVVKLSESGVKSSSYSNSALSSGIYTVTARAVTGNETVIRTWNWTVRDWNPWDNSTSQEGTNISTGELQEAIHFYKNSLPIPNTGVELTSSRLGILIRLWREGPAN; encoded by the coding sequence TTGAAAAAAATAAATTCCCTCCTGCTTACACTTACGATTTTAGTTTCGTGCTTATTTTGCAGCCCTAACTTTGCAGCCGGAAACTCCGAAAACTTCGATCCGCCCCTGAACAATACATACCTTTTAGAACCTGCGATCGAAATGGCTCCTCTGAACCCCGATTTTCAGGAGCCTGGAAAATCGAATCCTGATGAAACGATCTCGTCTTCTGATTACGGGCACGTTTCGGGCCCTGGATATATCCCCTCTCCGGTAGACCTATCAGGGCTCTCAAGACATTCAGAAAAGCTTTTGCTTAGAGCATCAGGTTCAGAGCTCCCTTCAACCTATGACCTGCGCAAGGAGGGGAAAGTTACCTCTGTGAAGGACCAGGGACAGACCGGAAGCTGCTGGGCTTTTTCGAGCATTGCAGCCCTTGAATCTTACATCCTGAGGAAAGAAGGAGAAACTCGGGACTTTTCCGAAAATAACATGAAAAACCTGCTTTCTTCTGCGTATTCGGAAGGATTTGATCGTGGTCCCAATGACGGTGGAAATGCGTTCATGTCTATGGCATATCTTGCCCGCTGGTCCGGGCCCATAAACGAGTCAGATGACCCTTTTAGCGAAACTTCTACTTACTCTCCGACAGGACTTTCCGTGCAAAAACATGTTCAAGAAGTGCTTATACTGCCTGACAGAACGGGGTCCCAGGACAATGAGGTGATCAAAAAGGCACTTATGGATTACGGGGCTGTGTACTCCGCAATGTACTGGAACTCGATCTATTTCCAGGAAAATAGCCACACCTATCTATACACAGGCTCAAGTGAAGCAAACCATGGAATAACTATCGTAGGCTGGAATGATTCTTTTGACAGGAATCTGTTCAAACAGGTCCCTGCCGGAGACGGGGCTTTTATAATAAAAAATAGCTGGGGGGAGTCCTGGGGAGAAGGAGGATACTTCTATATTTCCTATTATGATACCATGTTCGGATACGAAGAAAATGCCGTGTTTACAGCTGCAGAGCAGGATAACTTTGACTACAATTACCAGTATGACCCACTCGGATGGGCAGGCATAATAGGGTACTCTGGATTAACTGCCTGGGGCGGAAATGTATTCTCTTCGGGAGAAAACGAAAAACTTGAAGCTATAGGATTCTATACTACAGATCTTGATACGGCTTACGAGATATACGTTTACAAAAACCCAATTAATGGTCCCATTAATCAAGAGGGGAATTTTGTTGTAAAAGAAAGCGGTACATGTTCATTTCCTGGCTACCATACTCATCTTCTGAATTCTCCAGTAGACCTGAGTGCCGGGGAGAAATTTTCAGTGGTTATAAAGTTCAGCAATCCTTCCTCCACATACCCTCTTGCAATTGAGATGCCTCTGAATTCTTATTATACCAGCAATGCACAGGCAAACCCCGGAGAAAGCTATGTAAGTCAGTACGGGCTCAAATGGGATGACCTGACATTAATATCCAACTTTTCGGAAACAAACCTCTGTATAAAAGCTTTTACTGCTGGAGCACGCCCTGAGGCTGAATTCTCTTCAAATGTCACCAGCTGGGTTTCTCCTCTCACAGTCCAGTTTACGGACCTCTCGAAAAATGCCTTTTCCTGGGAATGGGATCTTAACGGAGACGGAACTGTGGACTCAACCGCCAGGAATCCGGTCTACACCTATACCTCCTATGGAAATTATACTGTTTCGCTGAATGTTAGCAACAGGAACAGTTTTGACTCCGAGACAAAGAGCAATTACATAACAGTGACCCCGCTCTCAATTCTCTCTGCAAACCCCGGGGAAAATATCACGACCTATGAAGGAGAGGAGCAGAAGTTCAGTATCAGCACAAACCATAACAGTACTGTAAGCTGGTACCTTAACGAAGTGGTAAAGCTTTCGGAATCCGGTGTTAAAAGCAGTTCCTATTCCAACAGTGCTCTCTCCTCCGGAATTTATACCGTTACCGCCCGCGCAGTAACAGGAAACGAAACGGTTATTCGCACCTGGAACTGGACCGTCCGCGACTGGAACCCCTGGGACAATTCGACCTCTCAGGAAGGAACTAACATAAGCACAGGGGAACTCCAGGAAGCGATACATTTCTATAAAAACAGTCTACCAATACCGAACACCGGAGTAGAACTAACGAGCTCCAGGCTCGGGATACTTATAAGGCTCTGGCGAGAAGGGCCTGCAAATTGA
- a CDS encoding STAS-like domain-containing protein — translation MGTFTGEIEIISIIEAAEGNCCVAACDGQKVHDRIAEAFRKNRKVKLSFEETDDLTPAFLNAAVGQLYGNFPKEFVENNLSFADIDPEDEIILKRIVERAKGYFEHTESYQQAFWDVIGGEDAE, via the coding sequence ATGGGGACTTTTACGGGCGAAATAGAAATAATCAGTATTATTGAGGCTGCCGAAGGTAACTGCTGTGTTGCTGCTTGTGATGGGCAGAAGGTGCACGATAGAATTGCAGAGGCTTTTCGCAAAAACAGGAAAGTAAAACTCTCTTTTGAAGAGACGGATGACCTTACCCCTGCTTTTTTGAATGCAGCCGTTGGACAGCTTTATGGGAATTTCCCGAAGGAGTTCGTTGAAAATAACCTGTCTTTTGCGGATATTGATCCCGAAGATGAGATAATTCTTAAGAGGATTGTGGAGCGGGCAAAAGGCTATTTTGAGCATACAGAGTCCTACCAACAGGCATTCTGGGATGTAATCGGAGGCGAGGATGCGGAATAA